One genomic segment of Hydrogenobacter sp. includes these proteins:
- the dnaN gene encoding DNA polymerase III subunit beta has product MRFSIDREEFLEVLQKAKSATEKRSALPVLNNFLLYAERGLLTVRATDLENFLTFTIKAEISAEGSLAVNADKLTNVVKSIPSTTLYAELKEGKLSLTGGRSKFNLTAIDPEDFPEFPEIKLSAEIPASDLLKAIDKVEYAISKEDTRYALQGMYVHQYKDRTHFVGSDGHRLALYYTQSSFPLELLIPRKSLKIIEKLLRDYVGELTAGRDESFAHIKGDYFSLSVRLLEGEYPDYLSVIPESFNSEVLIDRAEFLNSLKRLSAIAEGSAFPVKISLQDNLAIFEISEPEYGEGKDEMEVDYTQEPIELGFNGKYLIEALESFDTDKVLLKIVDADTAVVIESEDPKEDPYLCLIMPMRI; this is encoded by the coding sequence ATGAGGTTTTCAATAGATAGGGAGGAATTTCTCGAGGTACTTCAAAAAGCAAAGAGCGCAACGGAAAAAAGATCGGCTCTTCCCGTACTTAACAACTTCTTGCTTTATGCCGAAAGAGGTTTGCTTACTGTTAGAGCTACAGACCTTGAGAATTTTCTCACTTTTACAATAAAAGCTGAGATCTCCGCAGAGGGATCTCTGGCAGTGAATGCCGACAAACTCACGAATGTTGTAAAGTCTATACCCTCCACCACTTTGTATGCGGAATTAAAGGAAGGTAAGTTATCTTTAACAGGTGGTAGGAGCAAGTTTAATCTCACGGCTATTGATCCAGAAGATTTTCCCGAGTTTCCAGAAATCAAGCTTAGCGCTGAGATACCTGCAAGCGATCTACTCAAAGCCATAGATAAGGTAGAATATGCCATATCAAAGGAAGACACAAGATATGCCCTTCAGGGTATGTACGTTCATCAGTACAAGGATAGAACTCACTTTGTAGGTTCTGATGGTCACAGACTCGCTTTATACTACACTCAGTCATCCTTCCCCCTTGAGCTTCTGATCCCGAGAAAGAGTCTTAAGATAATAGAAAAGCTTCTTCGCGATTACGTGGGTGAGCTTACCGCTGGCAGAGACGAATCTTTTGCCCACATAAAGGGTGATTACTTTAGTCTTTCGGTGAGGCTCCTTGAGGGTGAATATCCTGATTATCTCTCCGTTATTCCGGAAAGCTTTAATTCCGAAGTTCTAATAGATAGAGCCGAATTTTTAAACTCGCTGAAGCGTTTATCTGCTATAGCGGAAGGTTCTGCCTTTCCCGTAAAGATCAGTCTTCAGGATAACCTTGCCATCTTTGAGATATCAGAACCTGAGTACGGTGAAGGTAAGGACGAGATGGAAGTAGATTACACTCAAGAACCTATAGAGCTCGGTTTCAATGGTAAGTATCTGATAGAAGCTTTAGAAAGTTTTGATACGGATAAGGTGCTATTGAAAATCGTGGATGCAGATACAGCTGTAGTAATAGAAAGCGAAGACCCAAAAGAAGATCCTTACCTCTGTCTTATTATGCCTATGAGGATCTAA
- a CDS encoding CBS domain-containing protein: MEKVIVLEEGADLDALSSAYGLLLIYPESKLLKPRWLSRKASEVFKDFMHLFRLTQDPPQEFELILTDTQNYQIYLEEFKDRVKDVIIYDHHPTRIDGVKGKLEQVGSATTLVVEELMAKDMDISPESATLLSFGIYEDTGFLSYEGTTARDARALAWLLEKGVNLRLVRKYLSDTLSKEQIDILSKHLQSIESLFLNGKKVIIASVKSEEYQPDVLRILYELKEVKEASALFVIVSAGHKTYVFGRSIKEEFDVSKVLEYIGGGGHAFASATKLEGVDAERIKSILTSLLEGKKVMLKVKDVMTSPAFVLHQGTLISDAILELSQRNFAGAPVVDDTGKLVGIVYKKNLLRAVKHYPDKPVKDFMVEEFHTLTPEDFIWKAEEILSRYGEKLIPVVDKDRLVGVVTRLDLLYSMRQQTERLKAYERKVELPFKVAQISREVGLIAGTFGFKAYLVGGAVRDILLKKDVWDVDFVIEGDAIKVAQVLAQKYGLTFHPFPEFGTAHIKLKDLKLEFATTRRETYPHPGAYPLVEYASLREDLLRRDFTINAMAISVNSEDFGTLIDYFGGLKDLKDRLIRVLHPLSFVEDPVRILRALRFAGRLGFKLSKSTERLLKNAVLLGLISSAPKGRIMNEVRLALREERILEILELYRKYGVLEQVFKGIKWSSKLEERLMNLRNVIAWHKIQFPKEVIDYGWVYLLVLLKDTDVQEGRAFLTEISAPAWVRETYEQIKMHYKDVTKKLFTARKNSEIYLSLKDKPLPFILLLMTEDSLKEKVKLYLEKLRSVKVDVEKFKGLTGRNLGEAIEKEKMRVMDE, from the coding sequence ATGGAAAAAGTGATAGTTTTGGAAGAAGGAGCCGATCTTGATGCGCTGTCTTCGGCTTACGGATTACTCCTTATTTATCCAGAAAGTAAACTTCTCAAACCGAGGTGGCTTTCAAGAAAGGCGAGCGAGGTTTTCAAGGACTTTATGCACCTTTTTAGGTTAACGCAAGATCCTCCTCAGGAGTTTGAGCTTATACTTACGGATACGCAAAATTACCAAATATACCTGGAAGAGTTCAAAGACAGGGTAAAAGATGTGATTATTTATGACCACCACCCGACCCGCATAGATGGTGTAAAAGGGAAGTTAGAGCAAGTAGGGAGCGCAACGACCCTTGTGGTTGAAGAGCTAATGGCTAAAGATATGGATATTTCTCCGGAGTCTGCGACGCTTCTCAGCTTTGGAATATACGAAGACACTGGCTTTTTAAGTTACGAGGGTACAACTGCGAGGGATGCCAGGGCTCTCGCTTGGTTACTTGAAAAGGGTGTAAACCTCAGGCTTGTTCGTAAATATCTTTCCGATACGCTCAGTAAGGAGCAGATAGATATTCTCTCCAAGCACTTACAATCTATAGAATCCCTTTTTCTCAACGGTAAAAAGGTTATTATAGCCTCGGTCAAATCGGAAGAATATCAACCTGACGTACTGCGTATCCTGTATGAACTCAAGGAAGTTAAAGAAGCTTCTGCACTCTTCGTTATAGTATCGGCTGGTCATAAAACTTATGTTTTCGGAAGGAGCATAAAGGAAGAGTTTGATGTAAGTAAGGTACTTGAATATATAGGTGGTGGTGGACATGCCTTTGCGAGCGCTACCAAATTGGAAGGTGTGGATGCGGAAAGGATCAAATCCATATTAACATCCCTGCTTGAAGGTAAAAAGGTGATGCTGAAGGTAAAAGATGTGATGACGTCTCCAGCTTTCGTATTGCATCAGGGTACGCTCATATCAGATGCCATACTTGAACTTTCTCAGAGAAACTTTGCTGGCGCTCCGGTCGTGGATGATACTGGCAAGCTCGTGGGCATAGTTTATAAGAAAAATCTGTTGAGAGCGGTAAAACATTATCCTGACAAGCCTGTAAAAGACTTTATGGTAGAAGAGTTTCACACACTGACACCCGAAGATTTTATATGGAAGGCTGAAGAGATACTTTCCCGATACGGAGAGAAGCTCATACCTGTGGTTGACAAAGATAGGCTTGTTGGGGTAGTAACGAGGCTTGATCTCCTTTACAGTATGAGACAGCAAACGGAAAGGTTAAAAGCATACGAGCGAAAGGTGGAACTTCCCTTTAAGGTGGCGCAGATAAGTAGAGAAGTAGGTCTTATAGCGGGAACCTTCGGATTTAAAGCGTATCTGGTGGGTGGTGCGGTAAGGGATATACTCTTAAAAAAAGATGTTTGGGATGTTGATTTTGTAATTGAAGGAGACGCTATCAAAGTGGCTCAAGTGTTAGCACAAAAGTACGGACTTACCTTTCATCCTTTCCCTGAGTTCGGTACAGCTCACATAAAATTGAAAGATTTAAAGCTTGAGTTTGCGACTACAAGAAGGGAAACCTATCCCCACCCTGGTGCGTACCCTTTAGTAGAGTATGCATCCCTTAGAGAAGATCTTTTGCGCAGAGATTTTACCATAAACGCCATGGCTATATCCGTAAACTCAGAGGATTTTGGCACTCTTATAGATTACTTTGGGGGTTTGAAGGACCTCAAGGACAGGCTCATAAGGGTTCTTCACCCCCTGAGTTTTGTAGAAGATCCCGTAAGAATTCTCAGAGCTTTACGATTTGCAGGAAGACTCGGATTTAAGCTTTCAAAGAGCACAGAAAGATTGCTTAAAAACGCTGTTCTTTTGGGACTCATATCTTCAGCTCCAAAAGGTAGGATAATGAACGAGGTCAGGTTAGCCTTGAGGGAAGAGAGAATACTTGAGATACTTGAGCTTTACAGAAAGTACGGAGTACTGGAGCAAGTATTTAAGGGGATAAAGTGGTCTTCAAAGCTTGAAGAAAGGCTTATGAATCTGCGAAATGTGATCGCATGGCATAAAATACAATTCCCTAAAGAAGTTATAGATTACGGATGGGTTTATCTTCTTGTCTTACTTAAGGATACGGATGTGCAAGAAGGTAGAGCCTTTTTGACGGAAATAAGTGCGCCAGCGTGGGTCAGGGAAACTTACGAACAAATAAAAATGCACTATAAAGATGTGACGAAAAAACTTTTTACTGCAAGGAAGAATTCGGAAATATACCTTTCCCTAAAGGATAAACCATTGCCTTTCATACTGCTTCTCATGACTGAAGATAGCTTAAAAGAGAAGGTCAAACTGTACCTTGAGAAGCTGAGATCTGTAAAGGTTGATGTAGAAAAATTCAAAGGATTAACAGGAAGGAATCTCGGAGAAGCTATAGAAAAGGAGAAAATGAGAGTAATGGATGAATAA
- a CDS encoding permease: MEYLGLLLSTFYDYSVDILPYYLLATLITSLIQTYAKLSWLKNFITKRKIAPFLTASFGGFLPLCSCSMIPIAHLINSLSKSYSSVIAFLIVAPVVSPITVILTYGFFGLKAAVLRTFGTLAFAIAVAYTVDALFKKGGSIPLLADFKRENTERKTVILFKSLKYHILFTGRYILIGIVIASLIKTFVPTKAVSYIAGSPLSYPLISLVSIPIYVCSGEDVLIAKALTQVGFTYGNAFTFMLASSGICLPTIFAVKSFLPLRVVLVYTVSWFFLSTLLGFMLDVLF; encoded by the coding sequence ATGGAATATTTAGGTTTACTCTTAAGTACCTTTTATGATTACAGCGTTGATATATTACCTTACTACCTACTTGCCACACTTATTACCTCCCTGATCCAAACATACGCAAAACTCAGTTGGCTGAAGAATTTTATAACGAAAAGGAAAATTGCCCCATTTTTAACCGCATCTTTTGGTGGTTTTCTGCCTTTGTGCTCGTGTTCTATGATACCTATCGCACATCTCATAAATAGCCTATCTAAGAGCTACTCTAGTGTGATAGCCTTCTTGATAGTTGCACCGGTAGTTTCACCTATTACGGTTATCCTGACTTATGGCTTTTTTGGTCTTAAAGCGGCTGTGCTGAGAACCTTTGGTACACTTGCCTTTGCTATTGCGGTAGCCTACACTGTAGACGCACTATTCAAAAAGGGAGGGAGCATACCTCTATTGGCAGATTTCAAGCGAGAAAACACGGAAAGAAAAACGGTTATACTTTTCAAATCCCTTAAATACCATATCCTTTTTACAGGAAGATACATACTGATTGGTATAGTTATAGCTTCACTCATTAAAACATTCGTGCCAACTAAAGCGGTAAGCTACATTGCTGGCAGTCCCCTTTCCTATCCTCTCATATCTCTCGTATCCATACCCATATACGTGTGTTCAGGTGAAGATGTTCTTATAGCTAAGGCTCTAACACAGGTGGGTTTTACTTACGGTAATGCCTTTACCTTCATGCTTGCAAGTAGCGGTATATGCCTACCTACCATATTTGCGGTCAAGAGCTTCCTACCCTTAAGGGTGGTTTTGGTGTACACAGTTTCATGGTTTTTTCTCTCAACTTTACTGGGTTTTATGCTTGATGTATTATTTTAG
- a CDS encoding roadblock/LC7 domain-containing protein, whose translation MDKYMQVLQELIKNTGLEGASLVSADGLPISSVLKPGLEEDRIAAMSAAILSLGERVSEELAKGGLEQITIKGDNGYVILTGVGQDAVMVVLADNNAKLGLLLMEIKKAQEKLKALI comes from the coding sequence ATGGATAAGTACATGCAGGTGCTTCAAGAACTTATAAAGAATACGGGATTAGAAGGAGCATCCCTTGTGTCTGCGGATGGGCTTCCCATATCTTCGGTATTAAAACCCGGTCTTGAGGAGGATAGAATAGCTGCTATGAGCGCTGCTATACTTTCCTTAGGTGAAAGAGTATCCGAAGAACTTGCAAAGGGAGGGCTTGAGCAAATAACCATAAAGGGGGATAACGGGTATGTCATACTGACAGGTGTGGGTCAGGATGCAGTAATGGTGGTACTTGCAGACAACAACGCCAAGCTGGGTCTCCTGCTCATGGAGATAAAAAAGGCTCAGGAAAAGTTGAAGGCACTTATTTAA
- a CDS encoding DUF4388 domain-containing protein encodes MALTGDLSTFSFVDIFQILAKDKRSGILLVEWQDMTVAYYVKDGEIVFARPVDRVFRVYADRDFDNLIDKLRISRENLPKTVERFLITKLGSKEGIFSFTPGFIRYNSDMPVHYPIEKLIMIASRMLTPEEVERKISDEFLTFERSQDYVEKVRKAELTRDEERILMLVDGERSVMDIRRESGLDNLSVDRTLYGLLALSAIKRKKREKRHKPSITLELLARIIERIKEL; translated from the coding sequence ATGGCACTAACGGGGGACTTAAGCACCTTTAGCTTTGTAGATATATTTCAAATACTCGCAAAAGATAAAAGAAGCGGTATACTGCTTGTTGAGTGGCAAGACATGACAGTGGCATATTATGTGAAGGATGGGGAGATAGTTTTTGCAAGACCAGTTGACAGGGTTTTCAGGGTTTATGCGGATAGAGATTTTGATAATCTGATAGACAAGCTTAGGATATCAAGGGAGAATCTTCCAAAAACTGTGGAGAGGTTCCTGATTACAAAGCTCGGTAGTAAGGAAGGCATTTTTTCCTTTACGCCTGGCTTTATAAGGTACAATTCGGATATGCCTGTTCATTATCCCATAGAGAAGCTTATAATGATAGCATCAAGAATGCTGACACCTGAAGAGGTGGAGAGAAAAATATCGGATGAATTCCTAACTTTTGAGAGATCCCAGGATTATGTGGAGAAGGTAAGGAAAGCTGAGCTTACGAGGGACGAGGAGAGGATCCTCATGCTTGTTGACGGTGAAAGAAGCGTCATGGATATAAGACGCGAATCTGGGCTTGATAATCTGAGCGTAGATAGAACGCTGTATGGACTTTTGGCACTCAGCGCAATAAAGAGGAAGAAGAGGGAGAAAAGACATAAGCCTTCCATAACTTTAGAACTCCTTGCAAGGATCATAGAGAGGATAAAGGAGTTGTGA
- a CDS encoding ATP/GTP-binding protein, which translates to MKPIKKIKIVVAGPFAAGKTQFINTVSEIKTVKTERKTRALGERNVKDYTTVAMDFGKIRIDDEHELYLFGTPGQSRFDFMWDILGEGALGIILLVDSTDPSTFHEARRIINFFQSRFPVPMVVGANKQDLPNAWRPEDVRTALDIDEDEGIPVLPVSAIDKESVKNTLLTLLNIIKEELLS; encoded by the coding sequence ATGAAGCCCATAAAGAAGATAAAAATAGTGGTTGCTGGTCCTTTCGCAGCTGGAAAAACACAGTTTATAAACACAGTCAGCGAGATAAAGACAGTAAAAACGGAAAGAAAAACCAGGGCTTTGGGAGAGAGGAACGTAAAGGATTACACCACTGTCGCTATGGATTTTGGGAAGATAAGGATAGATGACGAACACGAACTTTACCTTTTTGGTACACCTGGACAGTCAAGATTTGATTTTATGTGGGACATACTCGGCGAGGGTGCCTTAGGGATAATTCTTCTCGTTGACAGTACAGATCCTTCCACTTTTCATGAGGCTAGGCGGATCATAAACTTCTTTCAGTCAAGGTTTCCAGTACCTATGGTGGTAGGTGCTAACAAACAGGATCTTCCCAATGCGTGGAGACCTGAAGATGTAAGAACTGCACTTGATATAGATGAAGATGAAGGTATCCCTGTTCTTCCCGTTTCGGCGATTGATAAAGAGAGTGTAAAAAACACTTTACTTACACTCTTGAACATAATAAAGGAAGAACTTCTCAGTTAA
- the argC gene encoding N-acetyl-gamma-glutamyl-phosphate reductase, whose translation MEQTLKVCVYGATGYTGIELLRYLTNHPHVRVVSAVSKTYAGRYISDLLPYFSHFYLSKLMLTEEPQEDFDLAFLCLPHDVSLSTAPSLLEKGKLVVDLSGAYRISDPNLYPEFYGFEHTHRELLQHAVYGLPEIFREIIKRGRFVANPGCYPTAVLLGLYPFLKEGVSFDKVIVDAISGVSGAGRKTTQHFHYPEMEQSIIAYSVHKHRHTPEMEDIIKRISGKHVKVRFTPKVVPTSRGMLATIYLHTEEKHVEELFWETYKEERFVKVVKDPPTTKYVIGTNMCLLYPYYDERTQIAVIVSVIDNLGKGASSQAVQNMNLMLGFEESTGIETLALFP comes from the coding sequence ATGGAGCAAACGTTAAAGGTATGCGTATATGGTGCTACAGGCTATACAGGTATTGAGCTTCTGCGCTATCTTACCAATCATCCTCACGTAAGGGTGGTAAGCGCTGTATCAAAAACTTACGCAGGAAGATACATATCTGATCTCCTGCCGTACTTTTCCCATTTTTACCTATCTAAGCTGATGCTGACAGAGGAACCGCAGGAAGACTTTGACTTAGCTTTTCTGTGTCTTCCTCACGACGTATCATTAAGCACCGCACCTTCACTTCTTGAAAAGGGTAAGCTCGTCGTAGACCTTTCGGGAGCTTACAGGATAAGCGATCCCAATCTTTACCCTGAGTTTTACGGCTTTGAACACACGCATAGGGAACTTTTACAGCATGCGGTATATGGTCTTCCCGAGATATTCAGAGAGATCATAAAAAGGGGGAGGTTCGTTGCAAATCCGGGTTGCTATCCAACAGCAGTACTCCTTGGGCTATATCCTTTCCTCAAAGAAGGCGTAAGCTTTGATAAAGTCATAGTTGATGCTATTTCTGGTGTATCAGGAGCAGGCAGAAAAACCACACAACACTTTCACTACCCTGAAATGGAACAGAGCATAATAGCTTACTCTGTACACAAACACAGGCATACTCCCGAAATGGAGGATATCATAAAGAGAATATCTGGCAAGCACGTAAAAGTGAGGTTTACTCCAAAGGTAGTTCCAACATCACGAGGTATGCTCGCCACCATTTATCTGCATACTGAGGAAAAGCATGTAGAGGAACTATTTTGGGAAACTTACAAAGAGGAGAGATTTGTAAAGGTTGTAAAAGATCCTCCTACTACAAAATATGTTATAGGGACTAACATGTGCTTGCTTTATCCTTATTACGATGAGAGAACACAGATAGCTGTTATAGTAAGCGTCATTGATAATCTCGGGAAAGGGGCATCCTCTCAGGCTGTCCAAAATATGAACCTAATGCTGGGGTTTGAGGAAAGTACCGGTATAGAAACTCTCGCACTCTTTCCTTAA
- the rpsI gene encoding 30S ribosomal protein S9: MITKLKDFRIGFDNAYYGTGRRKESIARVWLLRNTDKMVIKAKDSCKEFPMKDYLQRDSLFSKVLYPIKLAGLDGKFGIYATVEGGGISGQAEAIMYGVAKALLKYNPDLRQTLKKAGLLKRDSREKERKKYGLMKARKGYRWSKR; encoded by the coding sequence ATGATAACCAAACTGAAAGACTTTCGTATAGGCTTTGACAATGCGTATTATGGCACAGGCAGGAGAAAGGAAAGCATAGCGAGAGTGTGGCTTTTGAGAAACACCGATAAAATGGTGATCAAGGCAAAGGACAGTTGTAAGGAATTTCCTATGAAGGATTATCTACAGCGCGACAGTCTTTTCAGTAAGGTACTTTATCCTATAAAGCTGGCGGGACTTGATGGTAAGTTCGGCATTTACGCTACGGTGGAGGGAGGAGGCATATCCGGACAGGCTGAAGCCATCATGTACGGTGTTGCGAAAGCTCTACTCAAATATAACCCGGATCTAAGACAGACCCTCAAAAAGGCCGGACTGCTCAAAAGGGATTCAAGGGAAAAGGAAAGAAAGAAGTACGGACTTATGAAAGCAAGAAAAGGCTACAGATGGAGCAAACGTTAA
- the rplM gene encoding 50S ribosomal protein L13, translated as MKTYRVKPENVERTWWVVDAQGKTLGRLASHIAKILMGKHKPYYQPDVDCGDFVVVLNAGKIKVTGKKPKQKIYAFHTNYPGGIKERSLGWMLENKPEEVITLAVKRMLPKNKLGHRMLKRLKVYAGSEHPHQAQKTQLLEVKA; from the coding sequence ATGAAGACATACAGGGTAAAACCTGAGAATGTAGAGAGAACTTGGTGGGTGGTAGATGCTCAAGGGAAAACCTTGGGAAGACTTGCCTCACACATAGCTAAGATACTAATGGGAAAGCACAAACCTTATTACCAACCTGATGTAGATTGCGGAGATTTCGTGGTTGTATTAAACGCAGGAAAGATAAAAGTCACAGGTAAAAAACCTAAGCAGAAGATTTACGCCTTTCACACTAACTATCCGGGTGGTATAAAGGAGCGGTCACTCGGGTGGATGTTAGAGAATAAACCTGAAGAAGTTATAACGCTTGCCGTCAAGAGGATGCTTCCCAAAAACAAACTTGGACACAGGATGCTAAAGAGATTAAAAGTTTATGCAGGCTCAGAGCATCCTCATCAAGCGCAAAAGACTCAACTTCTGGAGGTAAAAGCATGA
- a CDS encoding ArsR family transcriptional regulator — MMEPERISPDLARKKVLSGEALLVCAYSDERCRSLKLEGAIFLSQLEAQPSLAQGKEIIFYCA, encoded by the coding sequence ATGATGGAGCCAGAAAGAATAAGTCCAGATCTTGCGCGCAAGAAGGTACTTTCTGGAGAAGCGTTACTCGTGTGTGCATACAGTGACGAGAGATGCAGGAGTCTAAAGCTTGAAGGGGCTATATTCCTGAGCCAGCTTGAAGCCCAACCATCGTTAGCACAAGGTAAAGAGATCATCTTTTACTGTGCGTGA
- the tig gene encoding trigger factor: MKVSVKEREGLFKELSVEVEGDIVKSALEEVYKHLKESVSIEGFRKGAVPLWIIKARYRDHIQEEVGKIIANETLRSAIEESKLKPVADIFLEEVKLEESIPKLTYRVAFETPPEFELKDLEGIEVEVRKVEFDEELVKKRIEQLREEHAIWQPTDREIKDGDLVSVEYNIEQIGSGESTHGETSGIVGQRMFREEIDTALVSKREGDELIFEELTLYDTEGKEAGKARVKLFIKSVKEKVLPEVSDDFAKELGLGQTWQEAEEKIRQEVKEGIERMKRAMIEEAVAKKLVEMFDFNIPQTLLSREISHLVERRVQELSQYGIDTRYLNYKAMAEEFTPQAVFNVKLRYILEKYAKEKGLQVSEGDLEKKYEDLARQYGRSVEEMKNYFRQENIESVLLEDILREKAFSDIISKAVIKEREEKSDEGNN; the protein is encoded by the coding sequence ATGAAAGTTTCTGTAAAAGAGAGAGAAGGGCTTTTTAAAGAGCTGAGCGTTGAAGTGGAAGGTGATATAGTCAAGTCTGCCCTTGAGGAAGTTTATAAACATTTAAAAGAGAGTGTAAGTATAGAGGGCTTTAGGAAAGGCGCTGTACCACTATGGATAATAAAAGCAAGGTACAGGGATCACATTCAAGAAGAGGTGGGAAAGATAATAGCCAACGAAACGCTCCGATCAGCTATAGAAGAGAGCAAACTAAAACCAGTAGCGGATATATTCTTGGAGGAGGTAAAACTTGAGGAGTCAATACCTAAACTAACATACAGGGTTGCCTTTGAAACACCCCCAGAGTTTGAACTCAAAGATCTGGAAGGTATAGAGGTGGAAGTTAGAAAAGTGGAGTTTGATGAAGAACTAGTTAAAAAAAGGATAGAACAGCTAAGAGAAGAGCATGCAATCTGGCAACCTACAGACAGAGAGATAAAAGATGGGGATCTCGTATCGGTTGAATACAACATAGAGCAAATAGGTAGTGGAGAAAGTACACATGGGGAAACCTCAGGAATAGTTGGGCAGAGAATGTTCAGAGAGGAGATAGATACCGCTCTCGTGAGCAAGAGAGAGGGGGATGAGCTTATCTTTGAAGAGCTTACCCTTTACGATACTGAAGGAAAGGAAGCGGGCAAGGCGAGGGTAAAGCTATTTATAAAGAGCGTAAAAGAAAAAGTGCTTCCTGAGGTAAGCGACGACTTTGCAAAAGAGTTAGGTCTGGGTCAAACTTGGCAGGAAGCTGAAGAAAAAATAAGACAAGAGGTCAAAGAGGGTATAGAGCGTATGAAGAGGGCTATGATCGAGGAAGCTGTAGCTAAGAAGCTCGTTGAGATGTTTGATTTCAATATTCCCCAAACTCTCTTATCGCGTGAGATCTCCCATCTTGTAGAAAGGAGAGTACAGGAACTTTCTCAGTACGGTATAGATACAAGATACCTCAACTATAAAGCTATGGCTGAAGAGTTTACACCGCAGGCTGTGTTTAACGTAAAACTGAGGTATATCCTCGAAAAATATGCTAAAGAAAAAGGTTTGCAGGTTAGTGAAGGAGATCTGGAAAAGAAGTACGAAGATCTTGCACGTCAGTATGGAAGGAGCGTTGAAGAGATGAAGAATTACTTTAGGCAAGAAAATATTGAAAGCGTACTTCTTGAAGACATACTAAGGGAAAAAGCGTTCAGTGATATAATAAGTAAAGCTGTTATAAAGGAAAGAGAGGAGAAGAGCGATGAAGGAAATAATTGA
- the clpP gene encoding ATP-dependent Clp endopeptidase proteolytic subunit ClpP — MKEIIDQLVPIVIEQTPRGERAYDIYSRLLQDRIVLLGYPIDDHIANLIVAQLLFLEAQDPEKDIYMYINSPGGSVTAGMAIYDTMQYIKPDIVTICIGQAASMGAVLLAAGSPGKRYALPHSRIMIHQPIGGITGQATDIIIHAEEIKRIKHMLNEILSKHTGQPLERIERDVERDYFMSAQEAREYGLVDRVIEKRQ; from the coding sequence ATGAAGGAAATAATTGATCAACTCGTCCCCATAGTTATAGAGCAAACGCCAAGGGGTGAAAGAGCTTACGACATATACTCAAGACTCCTTCAAGATAGAATAGTTCTTTTAGGTTATCCCATAGATGATCACATAGCCAATCTCATAGTGGCTCAACTACTCTTTTTGGAAGCCCAAGATCCTGAGAAAGACATATACATGTACATAAACTCTCCCGGTGGTTCGGTTACCGCAGGCATGGCAATATACGATACTATGCAGTACATAAAACCTGATATAGTAACTATATGCATAGGACAGGCGGCATCTATGGGAGCGGTGCTTCTCGCTGCTGGTTCTCCGGGCAAAAGGTACGCTTTACCGCACTCGCGCATAATGATACATCAACCTATAGGAGGCATAACAGGGCAGGCAACGGACATCATAATACATGCAGAGGAAATAAAGAGAATAAAGCACATGCTTAACGAGATACTTTCAAAACATACGGGACAACCACTTGAACGCATAGAAAGGGATGTAGAAAGGGATTACTTCATGTCAGCTCAAGAGGCGAGAGAGTATGGACTTGTAGACAGGGTAATTGAAAAAAGGCAGTGA